Genomic segment of Syntrophales bacterium:
TCAGGGTATGACTATTACGGTCGGCAATGAGTTTGATATGTATGGGCTTACCCCCGAACAGCCGCCGTCGGGTAGCGGTTTTCGTTATGGAAGTACACACATCGAAGCCATTATCGCGGGCATAGCTTTCCGTAAAGCCCACTGCGCCAACCTGATAGCCGAAAAGTTCGGTAATAAATGCCATGGTAGTGCCATAATAAGGCATGGTATTGCCCATCACCAGGTTTGTGGCGGCTATTTTGCCACTCCGGGCTGTGTTGGTTGCGGTCTGGTAGAGTGTTTTATGACCCCAAATAGCATCCCGGTTCTCCATACAATCCCCGATGGCATAAATATCGGGATTGCTGGTTTGTGAGTATTCGTTTACAGCAATACCCCCTGTTTCACCCACTTCGATTCCTGACTTTTTAGCTAAATCTACGTTGGGCTTAGAGCCGGTAGCAAAGAGCACAAAATCCACTTTCAGCTCCCGGTCGGAGAGGGATAACACCTTCTTACCTTCCCGGCTTGCTATGCTTTCTATCTTGGCCGGCAGAATCAGCTCTACTCCGCTTTCTTTTATTCTCTGTTCAACCACCTCGGCCATTTCCTTATCCAATAATAGCCCGAGGGCGTTTTCCAGAATGTCTAAGCCATAAATACTGCTATAATTTTTTCTCTGAAAGACTTCAGCTATTTCCAGTCCGATCATCCCGGTACCTACTATAGCCGCACTTGTGTATTTGGCAATAGCCTGCTCCAGGATTCTCGCATATCGAAGGTCAGTGCCTAACACGAATTCATTCAGGCCATCAAGTCCCGGAATCGGGGGAATCGTCGGGGAAGCACCCAAATCCAAGATGACCTTATCATAGTCGTAGGTATCCCCTCCGGCAACTAAACGCTTTTCTTTCCTCAGGATGTCGGTAACCTCAGTATTAAGATGAACGGTTATATTTCTCTGCTGGTAGAATTTTTCCCTGAAGGCAAAACTGTCTTCCCATGAGGGGACGATTCCTCTGAATACAAATGGGATTTCACACGGTATATATCCTATTTCAGTCCTGGTGGTGAAGATATCGATTTGAGCATCTTTGTCTAAAGAGCGGATTACATTGGCGGCATTATTCGCACCGCCCCCCCCGCCGACTATACAAACTTTCATCTTTGAGGCCTCCTATGCTTATGTTTGACCGGGAGCGCACCCGCAAGCCCCGCCTTGTAGGCGGGGTAAGGGGCGCAATAAAAAAATATATTCTTTACCGGGAAGCCCCGCCCTGTGGGCGGGGAGCTTCACAATGGTAAAATGGAGAAGGAGCCAAACAGACACAAATTGAAACCTTTTCAAAAGGTCTCAATATGCGGGAAAGGCCGATCTTCTCATCGGCCCTGGACAGTCCTGTTCAAGAAACAGGCCCTACTTTACATTTTCCACGTTAGCGCCAAATGGTCTTGAGGCAAGCTCGTCTTTGTCCGACAGTATAAGCTCAGCGGCAATTCCCGCCGCGTCGGTAATAATCTCACGGCAATGGAGAGCATGTTCGCGGCAGAGCCAATTATCATGCCATTCGGATGTCAGGTCCCTGCAAAGAGTGCAACCATACTTTTCTTTAATCCTGTTAGGAACCTGGTTAAAGAGTCTATAGAGCCCCGGTTTTCCATAAAGCTGTTCTTTCCCCTTTTTTGCTGCCTCCTTGCCTTCACCTTCGGGCAGGGAACTTCTTCCATGAACGGCGCCTACCGCCATGACAGCGCCAACAATTGCGC
This window contains:
- a CDS encoding FAD-dependent oxidoreductase, which translates into the protein MKVCIVGGGGGANNAANVIRSLDKDAQIDIFTTRTEIGYIPCEIPFVFRGIVPSWEDSFAFREKFYQQRNITVHLNTEVTDILRKEKRLVAGGDTYDYDKVILDLGASPTIPPIPGLDGLNEFVLGTDLRYARILEQAIAKYTSAAIVGTGMIGLEIAEVFQRKNYSSIYGLDILENALGLLLDKEMAEVVEQRIKESGVELILPAKIESIASREGKKVLSLSDRELKVDFVLFATGSKPNVDLAKKSGIEVGETGGIAVNEYSQTSNPDIYAIGDCMENRDAIWGHKTLYQTATNTARSGKIAATNLVMGNTMPYYGTTMAFITELFGYQVGAVGFTESYARDNGFDVCTSITKTATRRRLFGGKPIHIKLIADRNSHTLIGGQVVSEESVAGQIDKLSIAIAEKIPVERLSLIDTCYSPPVSTAYAPLTMALDNIRWA
- a CDS encoding C-GCAxxG-C-C family protein, producing the protein MTREEKIEEIRQRARKNFSMGYNCGECVFESVISLVDTGLPEEVKKIATGFGGGIGLYGDSCCAIVGAVMAVGAVHGRSSLPEGEGKEAAKKGKEQLYGKPGLYRLFNQVPNRIKEKYGCTLCRDLTSEWHDNWLCREHALHCREIITDAAGIAAELILSDKDELASRPFGANVENVK